One region of Armatimonadota bacterium genomic DNA includes:
- a CDS encoding ATP-binding protein produces the protein MAATEGKLIITEHSEIEKIAGPPLATWEIKTPEDLRTVRHGAEEMARSMGMDEEKISKFVVSIGEAATNALKHSGGGTATIHRTQNGLMVVISDKGPGIAALSLPDIALTKGYSTAGTLGMGYKVMISFSDRVYLATGPEGTTVGIEMNLSDVEKSEVQSAIGAAGLKCEASSESETKSQALFSMAPFFNSVVT, from the coding sequence ATGGCCGCTACCGAGGGAAAACTAATAATTACAGAACATTCGGAAATAGAAAAGATTGCTGGGCCGCCTTTAGCTACGTGGGAAATAAAGACTCCTGAGGATCTTAGAACCGTGAGACATGGCGCAGAAGAGATGGCTAGGTCCATGGGAATGGACGAAGAAAAAATCAGCAAGTTTGTTGTAAGCATTGGAGAAGCAGCAACAAATGCATTGAAACACTCGGGTGGGGGTACTGCTACCATCCACCGAACGCAAAACGGCCTAATGGTCGTCATATCAGACAAAGGGCCCGGAATTGCCGCCCTTTCACTGCCCGACATAGCACTGACAAAAGGCTACTCCACGGCTGGCACGCTGGGCATGGGGTATAAGGTGATGATTTCGTTCAGCGACAGAGTCTATCTGGCAACTGGGCCCGAAGGCACTACGGTAGGTATAGAGATGAACCTATCAGACGTTGAAAAATCCGAAGTACAAAGTGCAATCGGCGCAGCTGGTTTAAAGTGTGAAGCCAGCAGTGAAAGCGAAACAAAGTCACAAGCTCTATTTTCAATGGCTCCCTTTTTTAATAGCGTAGTGACATAA